Below is a genomic region from Actinoallomurus bryophytorum.
CCGCCGTGCCGGCATCGGCCGCGATCAACCCGCGGACGCTCACCACGGCGCAGGTAAGGGTCAACGGCGCCGCGCAGGATGGGCTGGCGAGCGGCAACGTGGCCTGCCCGGCGGGCAGCAAGGTCATCGCGGCCGGCCTGGGGCATGCCCGGATGACCGGTCTGATCCCGCGGCCGGACTTCAACGGGGTCATCGCCAGCGGTGCCCCGCAGGGCACCGGCGCGGACCAGTTCATGGTCATCCAGGTGACCTGCGCGCCGAACGACCAGTTGGCCGGTTTCACCCAGAAGCAGGTGATGTTCCCCTTCAGCGGGTCCGTCCTCCGCCGCGGGGTCGTCTCGTGCCCGGCGGGGACGTACGCGATCGGCGGCGGCGGGATGATGTTCAACTCGCGGGGCGGCATCAGCGCGTCCGTTCCGATGGTCGCCAACACGCCCACCGCCGACGGGAGCGGCTGGCAGGTCACAGTGCTGGACGCGATCCAGTCCGACACGCTCACCGTGAGCACGCAGTGTGCGCCGAAGGACACCTCGACCCTGCGTCAGGCCACCTTCGACGTCAACACCGCGTCGAGCAACGAGATCGACTGCGGGATCACCGGGCTGTCGTTCGGCGCCGGCCTGTTGGTGGTGGGTCCTGACGGCACCGAGGCACAGGACGGCTCCCTCACCCAGCTGACCCAGCTCGGCACACGCGGCTGGTTCACCGCGGGCACGTCCCCGACCGCCGGCAGCCGTCTCGTCGTCCGGATCCGGTGCGTGGAGCCGACCTGACGATTTCTACGCGAGCAGGAGCCTCGTCCCGGCCGGGACGAGGCTCCCTCGCCGTTCACGATGGTGTCGAAGCGAAGGGATTGAGTACGAGTGCGACCGCGGCCTCTGTGGTGTTGGTCTGAAAGGCCTCTCCGGTGGCCGCGCGTTGCATCACGACGCCGATGACGGTGGCCCAGAACGCGCGGGCTTCGATGTCCGGCGTGGTACGCAGCGTCCAGTCGTGCCTGCTGAGTGTGTCGCGGGCGGCGCGTTCACCCTCGCGATGCAGGACATCGAACGTCCGGGTGATGGGTTCGGAGAGCTCGGGGTGACGTCCGGCGAGCAGCATCGCTTCGGCGAAGGTGAGCAGGCTGGGCTGGGCGAGAGCCTCGGTGACGATGGCGCGTACGTATTCGGCCGGCGTACGTGCTCTTGCTCCGGCTCGTTCGACCTCGCGTGCGGCGTGGCGTACGTCGTGGCAGGCGGTCTCCACGAACAGGCGGTCTTTGGTGCCGAAGTAGTAGGCGATCTGGCTGGGAAAGACGTCGGCGGCACGGGCGATGTCACTGACGGAGGCTCCGGCGAGTCCGCGCTCGCGGAACAGGCCGGAGGCCGCGGAGAGGATGGCCGCGCGAGTGGAACGACCGGCCTCGCGGGTCGCGCGTTGTGCTGAGCGTGGGGTGCCGGCACCGCGCCGGGGCTCCGCCGCGGCCTGGTTCTCGGTGGCCATGTCCGCCATTGTGTCGTGTCGGCCGACGGTGTCGCCGAAGGGGATCCGCCGACGTGTCGTGCACGGACGGGCATGGGTTGACATTTGATTGGTCGCCATTCAAACTCTACTCATCCGAACTGGGGGAGAAGACAGATGGACGTCGCCATGCATCTGCCGTTGAGCATCGGACAGTTCCTCGCACGTGGTGCCACCGTCCACACCGCCCGGTCCGCCGTCATCGACGATCCGGCCATCCCCGGCGGCCCGTTACCGGACGCGACGTACGGAACGCTGGCCGCTCGCGTCGCCGGGCTCGCCGCCCTCCTGGACGGGCTCGGCGTCGAGCCGGGTCAACGGGTCGCCGTCGTGGCGCACAACTCCGCCCGAGCCCTGGAGCTCTATTACGCCGTGCCCGCCACCGGCCGGATTCTCGTGCCGATCAATTTCCGGCTGGCCCGCGATGAGATCGGCTTCATCGTCCGCCACAGCGGGGCCCGTGTTCTGTTCCACGACCCGGAAGTGGCGGACACGGTCGCCGGCCTCCCCGTCGACCACCTTGTCTCCCTCGGCCGAACGCCCACGCGGGGCGTGGCAACGACCACAGTGGGCCGGTCACCGGATGAGGATTCCGTCGCCACGATCAACTACACCAGCGGCACCACGGCGGCCCCGAAGGGCGTACGCCTGACGCATCGCAACCTGTGGCTGAACGCCGTGACCTTCGCGCTGCACTTTTCGATGACCGAACGCGACGTCTATCTGCATACGGTGCCGCTCTTCCACGCGAACGGGTGGGGCATCCCGTACGCCGCCGCGGCGCTCGGTATCCCTCAGGTCATGTTGCGCAAGGTCGACGGCGCCGAGATCCTGCGGCGCGTGGCCGACCACGGTGTCACGCTGATGGGCGGAGCGCCGGCGGTCCTCGCCGCCGTGCTGGCCGCTGCCGAGACGCATCGAGGTGCCGTGCCCGGCCGCGGCCGGGTGCGCGTCATGTGCGGTGGCGCTCCGCCGCCGCCTTCGGTGATCGCCCGTTTCGTCGAGGTCACCGGATGGGAGTTCGCCCAGGTCTACGGGCTCACCGAGACCGGCCCGTTGCTGACCGTGAACCGGATGCGACCAGAACACGAGGGGTTGCCGCCCGCCAGGCAGGCCGCGCTCCTCGCCGGCCGTACCGGAGCCCCGGTACTGGGGGCCGACCTGCGGATCGCGGCCGACGGCGAGGTTCTCGCACGTGGCCACGGAGTATGCGACGGCTACTGGGAGCAGCCCGAGACGACCGAGGCCGCCCTCGCGGACGGCTGGCTCCGTACCGGCGACGCCGGCCGGCTCGACGCTGACGGTTATCTCACCATCACCGACCGGAAGAAGGACGTCATCATCACCGGCGGCGAGAACGTCTCCGCCACCGAGGTGGAGAACCGGCTGCTGGGCCACCCGGCAGTGTCCGATGCCGCCGTCATCGCCGTCCCCGACCCACGCTGGGGGGAGACCGTGAAGGCGATCGTCATCCTCACCGGCGAGGCGGCTGCCACCGAGGCCGAACTGATCGCGCACTGTCGTGCCGGCCTCGCCCATTTCAAGTGCCCGACCTCGGTCGACTTCGCCGAAGCGCTCCCGCGTACGGTGACGGGCAAGATTCAGAAGTTCATACTGCGCGCTCCGTACTGGAGCGGGCAGCAGCGGAAGGTGAACTGAGGCCGTCCATCGGCACCGTGCGGCTACGGATCCTGGCGTGCGCGCACGGTGCGGTCCATGAAGGACTGGATGCGGCCGTCCGTCGCCCTCGTCTTCCACAGGTCCAGCGTGGTGGTCTCGCTGGCGTCCGCGAGAGCGTCGATGCGCCCGGTCACCTCGGCGTGCCACTGCTTCTTGGTGTGGCGGAAGGTGTCGGCCGGGATCGCCGTGGACAGCCGGTCGGCCACCGACCGGGCGCGGTCGAGCAGGTCGGCCGGGGCGGCGAGCTCGTCGACGAGACCGTGGGATAGCGCCTCGGCCGGTGGGTGGTTGGTCCCGTTCAGGATCGCCCGTCGTGCTCCGGCGGGTCCCAGGGCGAACCGCATGATCTCCAAGGCCGCGGCCGGAAACGGCACACCGACGTACAGCTCGGGGACACCGATGGTGCCGTTCCCGGTGGCCATGATCCGGTGGTCGCACGCCGCGGCCAGCACGCAGCCCCCGGCGATCGCGTGACCGTTGACCGCGGCCACCACCGGCTTGCCCAGGTCGAAGACGGCCCGGAAGGCACCGACCAGCGCAGGCAGGTATTCGGCCACGTAGCCGGTGCCGCCTGCGACGATGCGGTGGAGATCGACCCCGGCCGAGAATGCCCGCCCTGCGCCGGTGAGCACGACGGCCCGTACGTCCTCGATGTCGAGGCGTCGCATCGTCTCCTCGATCGCCTGGCACAGCTCCAGGTCGAGGGCGTTGACCTTGCCGTGGGCCAGCCGTACGTACCCGACCCCATTGACGACATCGACCTCGATCATGGCGTTCCTCCATCCGGCCCTCGACGTTTCGTGAAGTCGATTGGTCGTGAAACGGGCACGAATTCCATGTTCCCGCATATCGGCCGATACGGCCGGGCCAAGGGCCGGAAAACAGGCTCACGAAGACTCCGGCACAGGTCGCAGGCTATTTCCTGTTACCAAATACCCTTTCCGGTGCGTAACATCGGGTTCGATGTACGGGTCAAGGGAGATCGAGCCACGCCGGTCGCGGTTTGCCGCGAAAGCGTCGATATGGGTTGTTCCCTTGTCCGCCCTGGCAATCATCACGGCCGCCGACCTGGCGTTGCGCGGTGGCTCGGGCGTCTGCGTGATGTACGCCGTGGTGCCCGCCCTGGCGCTTCTGCAAGGCGCTGACCAGCGCCGGTTCCATCTGACCGGCGTGGCCGCCTTCTCCGTCTGTTTCCTGCTGGCAGTGATCCGAGGGCGCGAAGACGCGCTGGCCTCCGCCGCCGGTGTCGCCGCCGTGATGGTCGTCTGCGGGATCGGCTGCCTCGGCCGCCTACGTCGTCTGGCCGACACCCAGGCGGTGGCCGAGGTGGTGCAGCGTGCGCTCCTGCGGCCGCTGCCCTCGCGGCTAGGCCCGCTACGGCTGGAGACCCGGTATCTCGCCTCCGCCCCGCAGGCACAGGTCGGCGGCGATGTGTACGACGCGGCCTGGACGCCGTACGGCATCCGGCTCCTGATCGGTGACGTCATGGGCAACGGGCTGGGCACCGTGGAGACCGCCGGGCGGCTGCTCGGCGCCTTCCGTGAGGCGGCCTACGACGAGGAGGACCTGGCCTCACTGGCCTGGCGCCTGCACGTCGGCCTGTCGCGGGACCCCGGGGTGGGGGAGCGCGGGGTGTTCGCGACCGCGCTGCTGGTCAACGTCTCTCCCGCGGGCGATGTCGCCGAAGTGCTGTCCTGCGGTCACCCGCCGCCCCTGCTGCTGCGGAGCGACGGCGGAGTGGAGGAGGTCGAGATCGGGTCGCCGCTGCCGCCACTCGGGATGCTCGAGCTCTCCCAGGAGCACGTCCGGATCGAGGTCGGCCTCCGTCCGGGCGATGGACTGCTGCTCTACACCGACGGATTCACCGAGGCCCGCGACGCGGACGGAGAGTTCTTCCCGCTGGCCAGGCACGCCGCGTGTGGAGAGCCGGAGGATCTGGTTCAACGCCTGGTGGATGACCTGGCCGCGCACGTGGGGGACCGGCTCGGAGACGACGCCGCCCTGGTCATGCTGCGCCGCCACGAGGCCGACGGCATCAAGGTTGACGACCACGTACGGCACAGCGCCACGCCTTAGGAGGCGGGACGGCTCGTGCGGACGCGTCTACCGCTTGTGGGGGTCCCCTTCGGGCAGCCAGGCGTCCGGGCCGTGGATTCCGGCGTCACCGACGCCCTCGGTGAGCGCGTCGACGGTGGCCAGGACGGCGGGCCGGTCCTCCGTGCGCCGCCAGACGAGGGACCAGGTCCAGTAGACCTCGGGTGCGATCACCGGGCGTTCGACCAGGTCGGCCGGTGGCGGTGTGGTCTGACCCTTGGGCGAGTTGACGACCGGGCGTGGGCTGTGACGTACGTGGTCGAAGAAGGCGGCGCCGACGATGCCGGAGTCGGAGACGTGCACCGCCCGCGCGCCGGTGTCGGCGGCGAGACGTTCGGCGAAGGCGTTCCACGTCCAGTACGCGACATCGTCGGCGAGGAGGACGGCGGTGTCCCGGGCCTCGACGTCACCGGTACCGTCACCGGTCGCCAGCGCGTAGAGCCGGTCGGCGCCGAGGAGCCGGGCGTTCAGCCCGTGCCGCTGGAGGTCCTCCACCCCTACCCAGCACACGGCGAGGTCCAGGCTGCCGGCGGAGACCCGGGCCGTCTGCGTGTGTGAAGGAGCGACCCACGGGTTGATGCGCAGCTGAGCCACCTCGGCGGCCCGGGAGGCCAGGTCCGGGGGAAGCCAGTTGACGTACCCGAGGCGGATCGGCTCGGAACCGGACATCCGTGCCGCGCGACTCTGGAGGTCGTCGGCCCGTTCGAGTACGGCGCGGACGTGGGGAAGCAGGGCCGTTCCGGCCGTGGTGAGGCCGACGGAGCGGCGGTCGCGGTCGAACAGCCGCACGCCGAGGTCCCGTTCGAGCGCCTTGATCTGCTGGGAGAGCGAAGGGCCGGCGATCAGTAGCCCCTCGGCGGCGCGGCCGAAGTTGAGCTCTTCGGCGACCGCGACGAAATAGCGCAGCTGACGAAGCTCCACGCTCGCCACACTACGTCGCTGGGAGGCTGGGCCTAACAGCAGGGAGGAACTCTGTCCTGGCGTCATCCCTGGTCAACCGCGCACACCTCACGGTCCACCACCGCGAGCACGCGATCGAGCGAGGGAGGAAACGCGGCGGTCCGCCGGCCGCAGCGACCAGGAAAGGGCGGTAAGGAGGGCGAGCGGGATCAGGATGGCCAGTTCGCCGGACCCGTAACCGACGATGAGGTGGGAGGCGATGGCGCCGGTGTCGGTGAAGATGACGCCGGCGTAGGCCCACTCCTTGAGCAGCGGAAAGCGCGGAGCGAGCAGCGCGATCATGCCGAGCAGTTTCCAGGTGCCGAGGATGACGAGGAAGTACGGCGGGTAGCCGAGGTGGTCGACGAGGTCGCGAACCTGCGGCGTCCGCGACACGTCCCACGCTCCGCCGACGCCCAGCTCGGCGGCGACGAGCAGGGTGGCGACCCAGTACACGGCCTTGGCCCTGATGAGACCACTCATGATGTGCATCTCCCGGATTGGTCCGTCACCGACTTGACGGATCGCACCGCGACGATGTGACCGCGGCCTCGCCCGTGTTCCCGCGGCTTATTCGCGGCCCGCCGAGGTGAAGTTCATGTCGGCGTAGCGGTGGCCGGTCACCTGGGCGGCGATGGGGTCGAGCAGTGCCAGCTCGTCGGCGGTGAGGGTGATGCGCGCGCCGGTCGCGTTCTCGATCACCCGGGTACGCCTGCGGGTGCCGGGCATCGGCACCACGGGCAGGCCGAACACGTCCTGCTGGGCGCGCAGCCATGCCAGCGCGATCTGAGCGGTCGTCGCCTCGTGCGCCTCCGCGATCTCACGCAGCGGGGTGAGCAGGTCGTGGTTGGCGCGGTCATTCCCCTCGGCGAAGCGCGGCATGGCACGGCGGACGTCGCCGGCCTCCAGGCGCTGGACGGAGGGGACGGCACCGGCGAGGACGCCCCGGCCCAGCGGCGAGTACGGCACCAGCGCGGTCCCGAGCGCGGCGGCGGCCGGGACGACGTACGTCTCGATGTCCCGGCTGAACAGCGACCATTCGGACTCCACCGCCGTGATCGGGTGAACGGCGTGCGCCGCCCGCAGTTCGTCGGCCGTGACCTCGCTGAGGCCCAGATGCCCCACCTTGCCGGCCGCCACGAGTTCGGCCATGGCGCCGACGGTCTCCTCGATCGGCACGTTCACGTCGCGCCGGTGCATGTGGTAGAGGTCGATGTGATCCACGCCCAGACGCCGCAGGCTGTGGTCGGCGGCGCCGCGGATGTAGGCCGGATCGTTGAAGATCCCCGGCTTCTGGTGCACCAGCCCGGCCTCACCGGCGATCCCCGTTCTCATGACCGGGCCGCCGGTTCTTCCTCGACCCGAAGTCACGTACGTTCTTCCCGGACTGGGCGACCGACGCCGAGTCCGTCACCGCCGAACTGCGCGTACAGGCCGCACGGCACCCCGACGACGAGTGGCTCGCCGCGCTGATTCGCGAGCTGGACGCCACGAGCCCGGAGTTTCGCGCCCTGTGGGCGGATCACACGGTCAAGGAGAAGACGCGGGGCCTCGAACGCATCGACCATCCGATCGTCGGCGAGCTCGTGTTCACGTACGAGCGGCTCGCCCTGGCCGACGACGACGAGCAGGCCCTGATCGCGTACACGGCCGAGGCCGGTTCGCCCACCGCCGAGCGCCTGTCCGTGCTGGCCAGCTGGACCGCGGCCGGAGACGCGGGCGCGGCCCCCCGGGCGGCGAACGGCCGGCGGCTCGGCCGCGCACCGATCGGCGAGCGATTGGGGCCTGTCCCGAAGTCCTTCGTACGTGCGAGGGTGGCGGGCATGGCGACGGAGCGGTTCGAGGTCCAGCGCGAGATCGCGGCGAAACCCGGGGAGGTGTTCGCGCTGCTGTGCGATCCCGGCGGGCATGTGGCGATCGACAGCTCCGGGATGCTCCAGTCCGCGGACGGCGATCACGTACGGCAGGTGGGCGACGAGTTCGTCGTGCACATGGATCGGGAGGCGCTGGGCGACTACCCGATGGGCAGGTACGACGTCAGGGTGATCATCACCCGGTTCGAGCAGGATTCGCTCATCGAGTGGACGATCTCCGGGGCGATCCAGCCTCCGATCAGGCATCTTTACGGCTATCGGCTCGAGGCGACGGAGACGGGCACCAGGGTGACGTCGTACTACGACTGGAGCCAGGTCGACGACAAGTACCGCGACAAGGGCATCTTCCCCGTCATCCCCGAAGCCGCCCTGCGCGCGACCCTCGGCATCCTCGCCAGAAACGTCGAATAGATCCGCTATTCGGCGGGGCTCGGTTCGTCGGCCGGGAGTTCGCGAGGAGCGCGGCGGCGGAAGACGGCCGTCACGGCGACGGCGAGCACGAGGCAGCACACCGCCAGTGCGAAGACCAGCGCGCTCGCGGACTCGTTCCACAAGGACAACTCGTCGGGAGTGAGGCGGTACAGCACCGCTGCGAGCACCGGGCCGGCCGCGCCGGTGGCGATGGACACGGCCCACGCGCCCGTACGACGCGCGGTGACGCCGCTCAGGATGCCGGCCAGGACCAGCACCACCACCGCGACGGGAAGCATCGTCGGCAGGTGGTAACCGAGGTTGTGCGGCAGGTCCGCCGGCAGCGAGGATCCCAGCGAGTCCAGGAAATCCAGGCCCAATGGTTGCACGAGGCCGGCGTATACGACCGTGTTGGAAACGAGTGAGGTGAACACCAGCGCGGCGGCCCACAGCAACGCCACGTACGCCGCCAGTCCTCGTCCGATGGCCGGTGCCACCGCGACGGCCGACGCGCCGACGATGCCGAGCAGAATGCCGGCCAGCAGCGCGGAGACGACGTTGTGCCGCATGCCGTCACTGCTGAAATGGGCCGCCAGCGGATACACCGCAAGCGTCCCGGCGGCGGCGGCGAGTACGGCCACCCCGCGGGTCTTCAAGCCCAGATCACGCCGCGCGCCCGCGATCGCGACGGCCAGCGGCACCGCCATCGCGCAGTACCACGCGACAAGGGTCACCTGAGCGCCCTGGACACGGTCGTCGCCTCCGCCGAAATCCGCGCCGAGCGTCGTGATGTCCGTGAGTTCCGCCACCGTGACCTGTACGAGGCCGAGTACGGCACCCGCGGCCGCGGCGACGATGATGGCGGTGGTGTTCCGCACTGCGCTCATGAAATGTAGGACTTTAACAGAGCCCGTGCGTTTTCGGCCTGATTTACGGTGCAGTGATATTTAATGCCAGTAATGGTCGGGCCGATGTTTCCTGTATGGCGCAATATGCCACAGACCTCAGCCGATATCCCGGTGAGCCGATCCGGCCGGGGCGTCCTCCCCGAGAAGGGCGCGGAGTTTCGTGAGTGACCGCATGCTCTGGATCTTGACATTGCCCTCGGAAATACCGAGCAGGCCGGCGACGTCACGGACGCTCAGGTCCTCCCAGTAGCGAAGCACCACGACCGCCCGGTCGCGCGCCGGCAGCCGGCCCAGCGCCTCGAACAGGGTGAGCCGCAGATCGGGGCCGTCGTCGGCGGCGGGGATCTCCGGGAGTTCCTCGACCGCGAGCTCGTCAGAGCTGCGCCGCCGCTTGTGGTCGAGAAAGGCGCGGAGCAGGATCTTCTTGGCGTACGCGTGCGGATCGTCGATCCGGCGCCACTTGAGGTAGACCTTGGCGAGTGTGATCTGCGTCAGGTCCTGGGCGAGATGCCAGTCACGGCTGAGCAGGAATGCCGTCTGCCGCAGCCGGACCACGGCCGCCTCGGCGAAGTCGGAGAACTCGCCGTCGTCACGCATGGGGGATCCTCTCGCTCGGTGACGTGATACGGCGGGCCCGCGGAGATGGCGTGGCCCGCCGTACCGGCGGCGGTCAGTAGACGGTGGGCATGGAGGGGTGGTCGGTGGCGGCCTTCTTGACCAGCGCGGAGTCCATCTTGGCCCCCCAGCCGGGGAAGGCGGCGATCTTGAGCACCTGGCCCGGGGTCAGCGCGACCGTCCCGGCAGGGTTCTCCTTGCCGTTCCAGGCCAGCCAGGTCGCCGTGAACACGGTCACGACGATGCCGTTGCCGTGGTCGACCGTCGCCGATGCCGTTCCGTCCGCGTCCTTCTGGAAGAGGGCGCGGCCGCCGCCCGGCAGGTCCCTGCAGCCCGGCCGCTTCTGCGCCATGAGGGCCGCGTAACGCCGCCGGACCTGTTCCTGCACCTTCTTGTCAGTACTGGCCTTGAGCTCGGCCGCCTCCTTCGAGGCGAGGCCCTCGGTGTTGGGGGTGGTGCTGCACGCCTTGTCGCTGAGGCCGCCCTTGTAGACGAAGGCGCGGACCATGCCCGGTCCCTTACCGGAGTCCAGGTAGATCTGGCCGAACGCGTACCGGTTGGCCTCCTTGGACCCCTGGGCGAAACCACTGGTCCTGCCCGCCGGCAGCAGGCGAGCGAGCTGCTCGACCACCGCCGCGTCGGTGACCGGGGACTTCGGACCGGACGGCTGCTTGATCACTGTGGAGGTCGAGCTCGCGGCGAGGACGGGTACGGGCCCTTTCAACGGGGCCGCCTCCCGCTGCGGGCTCTTCCCCGGGACGACCAGGAAAGCGCCGACGGCCAGTGCCGCCACCGCGCCGGTGGAGCCCAGACCGATCCAGGCCCTGCGAGTACGCCGCGCGCGCCGGCCGTCACGTACCGCATCGTCGAGCAGGTCCCCCAGCGGTGGCTGCCGCTCGGCGGACATCTCTTCACGGAACATCATTCGAAGCCTCTCGTCCATCTCGTACCTCTCTTCGGACCGGGGCGCGCGCTCCTGTCCGTAAGGACGGGATGGGTGGCTGCTTTGGTTACGAGATCCATCATGACCGGCGCCGGTCCGCGATCGATGGCCGGGAAGGCAGCCGTGACCAGGCGGCCGGCGGCAAGGCGGCGGGACCGGTCGTCCGCTACCCCCGGGCGGTCACGCGTGGCGCAGGGCGCGGCGGACGGTGACGACGGGATCGTCGAGGTGATAGATCCGCTCGGACGGCTCGATCCCGTCCAGGAACTCCTGGTAGCGCACGGCGTAGGCCAGGTGCCCGAGGGGCTCGCCGATGGCCAGGGCACGGGCCGGGTGGCAACCGGGGCGGTGGGATCTCCAGGCGTCGGCCCAGGCCCGTACGGCGATGGGCCGCTTGCCCTCGGGAAGGAAGTCGCGGACCCGCAGGCCGTCCAGCACCGGGTTGCCGAGGTGCGCGTCGGCGAAGTCCATCACGACCGGCGGCCCGCCGTCGCCGCGCCAGTTGCCGGGATGGAAGTCCCCGTGCACGACCGTGTCCGGCAGGCCGCAGTCATCCAGCATCGGCCAGCGGCGTACCAGGTCGTGCGCCACCGCGCGTTCGCCGGCGGTCAGCTCACCGCCGACCGGGCCGTCGAGCAGCGCACGCACCCGATCGGCGATCACCGGCGAACGCCCGTCCGGCAGCCCCTCCGGAG
It encodes:
- a CDS encoding TetR/AcrR family transcriptional regulator C-terminal domain-containing protein, with the protein product MATENQAAAEPRRGAGTPRSAQRATREAGRSTRAAILSAASGLFRERGLAGASVSDIARAADVFPSQIAYYFGTKDRLFVETACHDVRHAAREVERAGARARTPAEYVRAIVTEALAQPSLLTFAEAMLLAGRHPELSEPITRTFDVLHREGERAARDTLSRHDWTLRTTPDIEARAFWATVIGVVMQRAATGEAFQTNTTEAAVALVLNPFASTPS
- a CDS encoding AMP-binding protein — protein: MDVAMHLPLSIGQFLARGATVHTARSAVIDDPAIPGGPLPDATYGTLAARVAGLAALLDGLGVEPGQRVAVVAHNSARALELYYAVPATGRILVPINFRLARDEIGFIVRHSGARVLFHDPEVADTVAGLPVDHLVSLGRTPTRGVATTTVGRSPDEDSVATINYTSGTTAAPKGVRLTHRNLWLNAVTFALHFSMTERDVYLHTVPLFHANGWGIPYAAAALGIPQVMLRKVDGAEILRRVADHGVTLMGGAPAVLAAVLAAAETHRGAVPGRGRVRVMCGGAPPPPSVIARFVEVTGWEFAQVYGLTETGPLLTVNRMRPEHEGLPPARQAALLAGRTGAPVLGADLRIAADGEVLARGHGVCDGYWEQPETTEAALADGWLRTGDAGRLDADGYLTITDRKKDVIITGGENVSATEVENRLLGHPAVSDAAVIAVPDPRWGETVKAIVILTGEAAATEAELIAHCRAGLAHFKCPTSVDFAEALPRTVTGKIQKFILRAPYWSGQQRKVN
- a CDS encoding enoyl-CoA hydratase/isomerase family protein, whose translation is MIEVDVVNGVGYVRLAHGKVNALDLELCQAIEETMRRLDIEDVRAVVLTGAGRAFSAGVDLHRIVAGGTGYVAEYLPALVGAFRAVFDLGKPVVAAVNGHAIAGGCVLAAACDHRIMATGNGTIGVPELYVGVPFPAAALEIMRFALGPAGARRAILNGTNHPPAEALSHGLVDELAAPADLLDRARSVADRLSTAIPADTFRHTKKQWHAEVTGRIDALADASETTTLDLWKTRATDGRIQSFMDRTVRARQDP
- a CDS encoding PP2C family protein-serine/threonine phosphatase — translated: MSALAIITAADLALRGGSGVCVMYAVVPALALLQGADQRRFHLTGVAAFSVCFLLAVIRGREDALASAAGVAAVMVVCGIGCLGRLRRLADTQAVAEVVQRALLRPLPSRLGPLRLETRYLASAPQAQVGGDVYDAAWTPYGIRLLIGDVMGNGLGTVETAGRLLGAFREAAYDEEDLASLAWRLHVGLSRDPGVGERGVFATALLVNVSPAGDVAEVLSCGHPPPLLLRSDGGVEEVEIGSPLPPLGMLELSQEHVRIEVGLRPGDGLLLYTDGFTEARDADGEFFPLARHAACGEPEDLVQRLVDDLAAHVGDRLGDDAALVMLRRHEADGIKVDDHVRHSATP
- a CDS encoding LysR family transcriptional regulator; translated protein: MELRQLRYFVAVAEELNFGRAAEGLLIAGPSLSQQIKALERDLGVRLFDRDRRSVGLTTAGTALLPHVRAVLERADDLQSRAARMSGSEPIRLGYVNWLPPDLASRAAEVAQLRINPWVAPSHTQTARVSAGSLDLAVCWVGVEDLQRHGLNARLLGADRLYALATGDGTGDVEARDTAVLLADDVAYWTWNAFAERLAADTGARAVHVSDSGIVGAAFFDHVRHSPRPVVNSPKGQTTPPPADLVERPVIAPEVYWTWSLVWRRTEDRPAVLATVDALTEGVGDAGIHGPDAWLPEGDPHKR
- a CDS encoding DoxX family protein, translating into MSGLIRAKAVYWVATLLVAAELGVGGAWDVSRTPQVRDLVDHLGYPPYFLVILGTWKLLGMIALLAPRFPLLKEWAYAGVIFTDTGAIASHLIVGYGSGELAILIPLALLTALSWSLRPADRRVSSLARSRARGGGP
- a CDS encoding aldo/keto reductase; the encoded protein is MRTGIAGEAGLVHQKPGIFNDPAYIRGAADHSLRRLGVDHIDLYHMHRRDVNVPIEETVGAMAELVAAGKVGHLGLSEVTADELRAAHAVHPITAVESEWSLFSRDIETYVVPAAAALGTALVPYSPLGRGVLAGAVPSVQRLEAGDVRRAMPRFAEGNDRANHDLLTPLREIAEAHEATTAQIALAWLRAQQDVFGLPVVPMPGTRRRTRVIENATGARITLTADELALLDPIAAQVTGHRYADMNFTSAGRE
- a CDS encoding SigE family RNA polymerase sigma factor → MRDDGEFSDFAEAAVVRLRQTAFLLSRDWHLAQDLTQITLAKVYLKWRRIDDPHAYAKKILLRAFLDHKRRRSSDELAVEELPEIPAADDGPDLRLTLFEALGRLPARDRAVVVLRYWEDLSVRDVAGLLGISEGNVKIQSMRSLTKLRALLGEDAPAGSAHRDIG